A genomic stretch from Candidatus Methanomassiliicoccus intestinalis Issoire-Mx1 includes:
- a CDS encoding Ni/Fe hydrogenase subunit alpha, with protein MSGPKVFEETHKSESKRITIDPITRLEGHGKIEIFLNDEGNVAQAYWQVPELRGFEKFCIGRSVDELNKITPRLCGVCPGAHHLAATKALDGVYKTEPTETGRKLRELFYAAHYIHSHIAHFYALSAADFVLGPAAPVEQRNILGVVDAVGVEIGGEVIKHRSYAQKVQEILGGKATHPVCGVPGGMSKPLSEDDRVKIEGWAKSTVDFAKFTLNLFNDLVLKNQQYLDIIASKDIYYNETYYMGLVDKNNKINFYDGTLRVVDQKGNEKFKFHPNDYLDYIGEHVEPWSYEKFCFMKKIGWNGFTDGPESGIYRCAPLARMNASTGFTTPLAQQAYENMFGTFRDLGVEGPIHNTMAYHWARVIELMHASELLLDLSQDPSITNKDIKAPAGEPGEGIGCIEAPRGVLIHHYVADEDGITTDVNLVVGTTNNNAPINLSVRKAAKALIKNWEVSPGLLNMVEMAYRAYDPCNSCATHSLPGKMPIKAVVRNPDGSVYQEIKNF; from the coding sequence ATGAGCGGTCCCAAAGTCTTCGAAGAAACTCACAAATCTGAGTCCAAGAGAATCACAATCGATCCAATTACAAGATTAGAAGGTCACGGAAAAATCGAGATCTTCTTGAATGATGAAGGAAACGTTGCCCAGGCATACTGGCAGGTTCCTGAACTTCGTGGATTCGAGAAATTCTGCATTGGCAGATCTGTAGATGAACTGAACAAAATCACACCTCGTCTGTGCGGTGTATGTCCCGGTGCTCACCACCTCGCTGCAACAAAAGCTCTCGATGGCGTATACAAAACCGAGCCTACTGAGACTGGAAGAAAACTAAGAGAACTGTTCTATGCTGCACACTATATACACAGCCACATAGCTCACTTCTATGCACTGTCTGCAGCAGACTTTGTCCTAGGACCAGCTGCTCCAGTGGAGCAGAGAAACATTCTCGGTGTAGTTGATGCAGTTGGTGTAGAAATCGGTGGAGAAGTTATCAAACACCGTTCATACGCTCAGAAAGTTCAGGAGATCTTAGGAGGAAAAGCAACTCACCCCGTGTGTGGCGTTCCTGGTGGTATGAGCAAGCCATTATCTGAGGATGACAGAGTTAAGATTGAAGGATGGGCAAAATCCACCGTGGACTTTGCTAAATTCACACTCAACCTCTTCAACGACCTCGTCCTTAAGAACCAGCAGTATCTGGATATTATTGCAAGCAAGGATATCTACTATAATGAGACCTATTACATGGGCCTTGTGGACAAGAACAATAAGATTAACTTCTACGATGGTACACTACGTGTAGTCGATCAGAAAGGAAATGAGAAATTCAAATTCCATCCAAACGACTACTTAGATTACATCGGAGAGCACGTTGAACCATGGTCTTATGAGAAATTCTGCTTCATGAAGAAAATAGGCTGGAATGGTTTCACAGACGGACCAGAGAGCGGTATCTACAGGTGCGCACCTCTTGCTAGGATGAATGCATCTACTGGTTTCACAACCCCGCTTGCTCAGCAGGCTTATGAGAACATGTTTGGAACATTTAGAGATCTTGGTGTTGAAGGACCAATCCACAACACAATGGCATACCACTGGGCTAGAGTAATCGAGCTTATGCATGCTTCAGAATTACTCCTTGATCTTTCACAGGATCCAAGCATCACCAACAAAGACATCAAAGCTCCAGCAGGAGAACCAGGCGAAGGTATCGGCTGTATCGAAGCACCTCGTGGTGTACTCATTCATCACTATGTTGCTGATGAAGATGGAATTACAACTGATGTAAACCTTGTAGTAGGTACAACCAACAACAACGCTCCAATCAACCTGTCAGTCAGAAAAGCTGCAAAAGCTTTAATCAAGAACTGGGAAGTTTCTCCAGGTCTGCTTAACATGGTTGAGATGGCTTACCGTGCCTACGATCCATGCAACTCCTGCGCTACACACAGCCTACCAGGTAAAATGCCTATCAAAGCTGTTGTCAGGAACCCTGATGGATCTGTGTATCAGGAAATTAAGAACTTCTAA
- the psmA gene encoding archaeal proteasome endopeptidase complex subunit alpha — MAYDRAITVFSPDGRLFQVEYAREAVKRGTTTVGLKFKNGVVLIVDKRIASRLMEPKSIEKIFQIDGHIGCATSGLVADARVLVDQARVTAQVNRITYDEDISVEMLVKKICDYKQNFTQYGGARPFGTALLIAGVDDQGIHLFETDPSGALVSYKAGAIGAGRTVVMDFFEEKYEEDMEQDEAIVLGLLALKKATEEEKLNPKSVEIGIVCEGEDFRRLNDTEVETLVEKANNE, encoded by the coding sequence ATGGCGTATGATAGGGCCATAACTGTATTCTCGCCTGATGGAAGACTATTCCAGGTTGAATATGCCAGGGAAGCAGTCAAGAGAGGGACAACAACAGTTGGGCTTAAATTTAAGAATGGTGTAGTGCTGATTGTAGACAAGCGCATTGCTAGCAGGCTCATGGAGCCCAAGTCTATTGAAAAGATCTTTCAAATAGATGGCCACATCGGATGTGCTACATCTGGACTTGTTGCCGATGCTCGTGTTCTTGTAGATCAAGCTAGAGTAACAGCCCAGGTTAACAGGATCACATATGATGAAGACATAAGCGTGGAGATGCTTGTTAAAAAGATCTGCGACTATAAACAGAATTTTACGCAGTATGGTGGTGCCCGTCCTTTCGGAACTGCCCTTCTCATAGCAGGTGTTGACGATCAGGGAATACATTTGTTTGAAACAGACCCTTCCGGTGCCCTAGTATCGTATAAAGCAGGCGCAATCGGTGCAGGCCGTACAGTAGTTATGGACTTCTTTGAAGAAAAATACGAAGAAGACATGGAACAGGACGAAGCGATTGTTCTCGGGCTTCTAGCTTTGAAGAAAGCCACAGAGGAAGAGAAATTAAACCCCAAGTCTGTTGAAATCGGAATCGTTTGCGAAGGTGAAGATTTCAGACGCCTTAACGACACTGAAGTAGAAACCTTGGTAGAAAAGGCCAACAACGAGTAG
- a CDS encoding bifunctional ADP-dependent NAD(P)H-hydrate dehydratase/NAD(P)H-hydrate epimerase, with product MLPFREVKVLDINSEHLGVSIDSLMENAGEAVAEAIVKEFGAEKKVAIVCGVGNNAGDGFVAARNLLRYCDVTVLLASPPAEIRTENAKRAYERIKHVAFSSVGANFSNFDIVIDALLGTGNLTEVREPYRTLIKRINAADTTIVSIDVPSGLHTDLAIKPQYTVTFTDVKEGMTPENSGEIIVMDIGVPRDAYQAVGPGEFIYYPKNRPDSHKGENGKVLIVGGGPYTGAPALAGMGALRIGADLVHIATPNASYIPIASYSPDLIVHRLSQDVLCPEDVEKIVEIIESVDAVLIGPGLGKDERTQEAVRMIITKCNKPMVIDADAITAISSDLSVLNGKECILTPHAREFKVLTGESVSQEAAIAAAKELDCVLIVKGKEDIITNGKWTKINHTGNSRMSVGGTGDVLAGEAVAMLSKEISPFNAARIAAFTNGAAGDLAFESLEYGFTATDVIDKIPEVLRRYLRRI from the coding sequence ATGCTCCCGTTCAGAGAAGTAAAAGTCCTTGATATAAATTCAGAACACCTAGGTGTATCCATTGATTCATTGATGGAAAATGCTGGTGAAGCCGTTGCAGAAGCCATTGTTAAGGAATTCGGAGCTGAAAAGAAAGTTGCGATAGTATGCGGTGTCGGAAATAATGCCGGAGATGGATTTGTAGCTGCAAGGAATCTTTTGAGATACTGTGACGTCACAGTACTGCTGGCAAGTCCTCCTGCAGAAATCAGAACTGAAAATGCAAAACGTGCCTATGAAAGAATAAAGCATGTGGCATTTTCATCCGTAGGTGCAAACTTTTCTAATTTTGATATTGTTATTGATGCACTACTAGGTACTGGAAATCTCACAGAAGTCAGGGAGCCATATAGAACATTAATCAAAAGAATAAACGCTGCGGACACAACGATTGTTTCGATAGACGTTCCTTCTGGACTTCATACAGACTTAGCTATCAAACCTCAGTACACAGTTACATTTACTGATGTTAAAGAAGGAATGACGCCTGAGAACTCTGGAGAGATAATTGTTATGGACATTGGAGTTCCCCGGGATGCATACCAAGCTGTTGGTCCAGGTGAATTTATATACTATCCAAAAAACCGCCCAGATTCACATAAGGGAGAAAACGGCAAAGTATTGATTGTAGGAGGAGGGCCGTATACAGGCGCTCCAGCATTAGCGGGAATGGGTGCATTGCGGATAGGAGCTGACTTAGTGCACATTGCCACACCTAATGCATCGTATATCCCAATAGCATCATACTCTCCAGATCTGATAGTCCATAGATTGTCTCAAGATGTATTATGTCCAGAGGACGTGGAAAAGATTGTTGAGATCATAGAAAGCGTTGATGCTGTACTTATTGGCCCAGGACTAGGTAAAGATGAAAGGACTCAAGAAGCTGTACGGATGATCATTACAAAATGCAATAAGCCCATGGTGATTGATGCCGATGCGATTACAGCCATCTCTTCAGATCTTTCAGTGCTGAATGGCAAGGAATGCATTCTCACTCCGCATGCTAGAGAATTTAAAGTTCTTACTGGTGAATCTGTTTCTCAAGAAGCGGCAATCGCTGCAGCAAAAGAACTTGATTGTGTATTGATAGTAAAAGGAAAAGAAGATATAATCACCAATGGAAAATGGACAAAAATTAACCATACGGGAAATTCCAGAATGAGCGTTGGTGGAACTGGAGATGTTCTTGCTGGAGAGGCTGTTGCTATGCTTTCCAAAGAAATATCTCCATTTAATGCTGCCAGAATTGCAGCATTTACCAATGGAGCCGCGGGAGATCTAGCATTTGAATCTCTCGAATATGGGTTTACAGCTACAGATGTCATAGACAAAATACCAGAGGTTCTTCGCAGATATCTTCGAAGAATTTGA
- a CDS encoding DUF211 domain-containing protein, giving the protein MSDLKRLVLDVLKPHNPSIIDVAQQLSVLDGISGVNISIKEVDQETETVKITIKGNSIDYDLVEETIREVGAVIHSVDNVSAGKELVDELETQD; this is encoded by the coding sequence TTGAGCGACTTAAAAAGGTTAGTACTTGATGTACTCAAGCCGCATAATCCGTCTATCATAGACGTGGCCCAGCAATTAAGCGTACTTGATGGTATTTCCGGTGTAAATATTTCCATAAAGGAAGTTGATCAGGAAACTGAGACTGTGAAAATAACAATCAAGGGTAACTCTATCGACTATGATCTGGTCGAAGAAACAATACGAGAAGTAGGTGCCGTAATCCACTCAGTGGATAACGTTTCAGCCGGTAAAGAGCTAGTCGATGAGCTAGAGACTCAGGACTAA
- the rrp4 gene encoding exosome complex RNA-binding protein Rrp4: protein MSEEFSKPSRQVVMPGELLEEEKLKAGAGTYVSDGNIYSAIMGFKTVKSNYVNVVPLSGRYIPNVGDNVIGIVEDVGPSNWLIEINSPYPAPLHVNEVPWRVEFGDTSRYMKIGDALLVKVLMVDETMKVQVTMKEQGLRKLQGGEIVEIAPHKVPRVIGKSGSMIQLIKGYTNCRVFVGQNGRIWLDGETENIGYAYHAIKMIDEAAHSSGLTDRVKAYLESVAQPVQESE from the coding sequence ATGAGTGAAGAATTTTCAAAACCATCCCGTCAGGTTGTTATGCCCGGGGAGCTGCTCGAAGAAGAGAAGCTCAAAGCCGGCGCTGGCACTTATGTTTCTGATGGGAATATTTATTCTGCAATAATGGGATTTAAAACAGTCAAATCGAATTATGTTAATGTTGTTCCCCTAAGTGGCAGATATATCCCAAACGTAGGGGACAATGTAATAGGAATTGTAGAAGACGTTGGTCCTTCAAACTGGCTGATCGAAATAAACTCACCTTATCCAGCACCGTTGCATGTTAACGAAGTGCCATGGAGAGTTGAATTTGGAGATACTTCTCGTTATATGAAAATCGGTGATGCTCTGCTTGTAAAGGTGCTCATGGTCGATGAAACAATGAAAGTTCAAGTTACCATGAAGGAACAGGGACTGAGAAAACTTCAGGGTGGAGAAATTGTTGAAATCGCTCCCCACAAGGTCCCAAGAGTCATTGGAAAGAGTGGCTCAATGATACAATTAATTAAAGGATACACAAACTGCAGAGTATTCGTCGGACAAAACGGCAGAATCTGGCTCGATGGGGAGACAGAGAATATCGGCTATGCATATCATGCAATAAAGATGATTGATGAAGCAGCACACTCTTCTGGACTTACTGATAGAGTGAAAGCATATTTAGAGTCTGTAGCCCAACCAGTACAAGAATCAGAGTGA
- a CDS encoding CoB--CoM heterodisulfide reductase iron-sulfur subunit A family protein codes for MADKMGAVLVVGGGISGVQTALDLAESGFKVYLVENKPSIGGVMSQLDKTFPTNDCSMCILSPKLVEASRHPMITLMTLTDVLSVEGEAPNFKVKVVHNPRYVDFDKCVGCGICAEKCPVKVPNEYDVGLMIRKAIYIPFAQAVPLKYSIDATKCLKLNKDRCGLCEKNCPAGAIKYDDKPVEEELDVGAIILAPGFNVFDAKLKKEYGYGIYQNVLTSLEFERFLSATGPYGGHVVRPSDQQTPKKVAWIQCVGSRDEKTGNTYCSSVCCMYAMKQAIIAGEHTAGLKPTIFFMDIRAFGKEFEDYKVRAQNEYGIQMHRAARVANIIEDPETKNLILRYSDPSTNEVSEEEFDMVVLSVGLQPPVGATSLSKIFNIDLNSYGFAGTSTYSPLSSSRDGIFVTGAFAAPKDIPTSVAEASGAAAKAGAYIADKRGVLEESAVQEIDVEGQEPRIGVLVCDCGINIAGTIDVPAVVEYAKSLKNVEYAEEGKYACSADCQERIKDLIKEHNLNRFVVASCTPRTHEPLFQSTIKEAGLNPYLFEMANIRDQCSWIHMNEPEKATKKAKDLVRMAVAKSRLLEPLYESKLPVTHSAVVVGGGISGMTAALDIAAQGFKVDIIERTGALGGNAAKIHHEEDGKKISTFAKELADKVSADKNITVHLNTEVQDVGGFVGNFKIQTSQGEIETGSVVVAVGAEEYKPTEYLYGQNSNVVTQLELEEKMESGNIPAKRIAMIQCVGSRNTDAPYCSRVCCANAIKNAISLKKADPSKDIYVFHKDIRTYGFREDLYKEASSLGVKFIRVPEDKPPMVSQDGSALTLTAFDTILGDDITIRPDMVVLSTGIRPHADNEELAKMLKVPLSKDKYFLEAHMKLRPVDFATNGVYLAGLAHWPKFSDESMAQASGAAARAITIISKPELKSEGVIAAVNDDACDGCAICEPVCEYKAITIVVDPKDAEKKKAVVNEGLCKGCGCCVAACPSGAMEQRGFKNQQIIAAIDAALEECD; via the coding sequence ATGGCAGACAAAATGGGTGCAGTTTTAGTCGTCGGAGGAGGTATTTCCGGCGTACAGACAGCATTGGATCTCGCAGAGTCGGGATTCAAGGTATACCTTGTAGAAAATAAGCCAAGCATAGGTGGAGTAATGAGCCAGTTGGACAAAACGTTCCCAACAAACGATTGTTCAATGTGTATCCTGTCACCAAAGCTTGTGGAAGCTTCTAGACATCCAATGATCACTTTGATGACCTTAACAGATGTCTTATCGGTTGAGGGCGAAGCACCTAACTTCAAAGTTAAAGTCGTTCACAACCCAAGGTATGTTGATTTCGACAAGTGCGTTGGTTGCGGAATTTGCGCTGAGAAATGTCCTGTAAAGGTTCCAAACGAATACGATGTAGGACTCATGATCCGCAAAGCAATCTACATTCCATTTGCTCAAGCTGTACCACTCAAATATTCAATTGACGCGACAAAGTGTCTAAAGCTTAACAAAGACCGCTGTGGTCTCTGTGAGAAGAATTGTCCCGCAGGAGCAATCAAATATGATGATAAACCAGTGGAAGAAGAGCTCGATGTAGGAGCTATTATCTTAGCACCTGGTTTCAATGTATTCGATGCTAAATTGAAGAAAGAATATGGATACGGAATTTATCAGAACGTTTTAACATCTTTAGAGTTTGAGAGATTCTTAAGTGCAACCGGTCCATACGGAGGACATGTTGTCAGACCATCTGACCAGCAGACTCCAAAGAAAGTAGCATGGATCCAGTGTGTAGGATCAAGAGATGAAAAGACAGGCAACACCTATTGTTCATCTGTCTGCTGTATGTATGCAATGAAACAAGCAATCATCGCCGGTGAACACACTGCAGGTCTGAAGCCAACAATATTCTTCATGGATATCCGTGCATTCGGTAAAGAATTTGAAGATTACAAAGTCCGTGCACAGAATGAATATGGAATTCAGATGCACCGTGCAGCCAGGGTTGCCAACATCATTGAAGATCCAGAAACAAAGAATCTCATTCTCCGCTACTCCGATCCTTCAACCAATGAAGTATCTGAAGAAGAGTTCGACATGGTAGTACTCTCTGTAGGACTTCAGCCCCCAGTAGGCGCTACATCATTAAGCAAAATTTTCAACATTGATCTCAACAGCTATGGATTCGCTGGAACATCAACATACAGCCCACTGAGCTCCAGCCGTGATGGTATCTTTGTAACTGGTGCTTTCGCAGCTCCAAAAGATATTCCTACATCTGTAGCAGAGGCGTCTGGTGCAGCAGCTAAAGCAGGTGCTTATATTGCTGACAAGAGAGGAGTCCTCGAAGAAAGCGCAGTACAGGAAATCGATGTCGAAGGACAAGAACCGAGAATCGGTGTACTCGTATGCGATTGCGGTATCAACATCGCTGGTACAATCGATGTTCCAGCTGTAGTTGAGTATGCAAAGAGCCTGAAGAATGTTGAATATGCAGAAGAAGGAAAATACGCCTGCTCTGCTGACTGTCAGGAAAGGATTAAAGATTTAATTAAAGAACACAACCTCAACAGGTTTGTAGTTGCTTCATGCACGCCCCGTACCCACGAGCCTCTCTTCCAGAGCACAATCAAAGAAGCTGGACTTAACCCGTACCTCTTTGAAATGGCAAACATTAGAGACCAGTGCTCTTGGATTCACATGAACGAGCCTGAAAAAGCTACCAAGAAAGCAAAAGACCTCGTTCGTATGGCTGTTGCTAAATCAAGGCTTCTCGAACCTCTCTATGAGAGCAAGCTTCCAGTTACCCACTCTGCTGTAGTAGTCGGAGGAGGTATTTCCGGTATGACAGCTGCTCTGGACATCGCAGCCCAGGGATTCAAAGTTGACATCATCGAAAGGACTGGTGCGCTCGGAGGAAATGCAGCTAAAATCCACCACGAAGAAGACGGCAAGAAAATCAGCACTTTTGCAAAAGAGCTTGCTGATAAAGTCAGCGCTGACAAGAACATCACTGTTCACTTAAACACTGAAGTTCAGGATGTCGGCGGTTTCGTTGGTAACTTCAAGATCCAGACAAGCCAGGGTGAAATTGAGACTGGTAGCGTTGTAGTAGCTGTAGGTGCTGAGGAATATAAACCAACAGAATACCTATACGGACAGAACAGCAACGTTGTAACTCAGTTAGAACTGGAAGAAAAGATGGAAAGTGGAAACATTCCAGCAAAGAGAATTGCAATGATTCAGTGTGTTGGATCCCGTAACACCGATGCTCCATACTGCAGCAGAGTCTGTTGCGCCAATGCAATCAAGAATGCAATCAGCCTCAAGAAAGCCGATCCTTCAAAAGACATCTACGTCTTCCACAAGGATATCAGAACATACGGATTCCGCGAGGACCTTTACAAAGAAGCAAGCAGTCTTGGAGTTAAATTCATCCGTGTACCTGAGGACAAACCACCAATGGTTTCACAAGATGGATCTGCATTAACTCTCACTGCTTTCGACACAATTCTTGGTGATGACATCACAATCCGCCCAGACATGGTTGTCTTAAGCACAGGTATCCGCCCGCACGCTGACAATGAAGAACTGGCAAAGATGCTCAAAGTACCTCTCAGCAAAGACAAATACTTCTTAGAGGCACACATGAAGCTCCGTCCAGTGGACTTTGCTACAAACGGTGTTTACCTTGCTGGTCTTGCCCACTGGCCTAAATTCTCAGATGAGTCAATGGCTCAGGCATCCGGTGCAGCTGCTCGTGCTATCACCATCATTTCCAAACCAGAACTCAAGAGTGAGGGTGTAATCGCAGCTGTCAACGACGATGCATGCGATGGATGTGCAATCTGCGAACCAGTTTGTGAATACAAAGCAATCACCATTGTCGTTGATCCAAAAGATGCAGAGAAAAAGAAAGCTGTCGTCAACGAGGGTCTGTGCAAAGGATGCGGTTGCTGTGTAGCAGCTTGCCCATCTGGTGCCATGGAACAGCGTGGATTCAAAAACCAGCAGATTATCGCTGCAATCGATGCTGCACTTGAGGAGTGTGACTGA
- a CDS encoding NADH-quinone oxidoreductase subunit B family protein, translating into MAKVKIAQYWGAGCGGCDVALLDIDEKILGVAEMADIAFWPIAVDTKLKDVEAMPDKSITVTLYNGAIRNSENEHVAKLLRQKSLIMVSFGSCACFGGIPGLANVTNKKDLTDYVYGKTFSSVNPDNVRPQPHYQAPEGELELPVLYDTVLTLDDVVDVDYYMPGCPPTTELINLFLDVVEKHVKEGAELPPKGTVIASQKTLCDECKRKKDVTTIDGVHLPHEIDIDPEKCMLEQGVICLGPATRAGCGAKCIDANQPCRGCMGPTASVMDQGGSMLSALASIFRTADNETQLSEDEILKLMTQIKDPLGTFYAFTMPVSIIKRKVQEKNAGVKQ; encoded by the coding sequence ATGGCAAAAGTAAAGATAGCACAGTATTGGGGAGCCGGATGCGGAGGCTGTGACGTCGCCCTTCTGGATATCGACGAAAAGATTCTAGGCGTTGCTGAGATGGCAGACATTGCATTCTGGCCTATCGCTGTAGATACAAAGCTCAAAGATGTAGAGGCTATGCCCGACAAGAGCATCACCGTTACACTCTATAACGGAGCTATCAGAAATAGCGAAAACGAGCATGTTGCAAAGCTTCTCAGGCAGAAGTCTTTGATTATGGTCTCTTTCGGATCCTGCGCATGCTTCGGTGGAATACCCGGTCTCGCAAACGTAACCAACAAGAAAGATCTGACCGACTATGTGTATGGAAAGACATTCTCCAGTGTCAACCCAGACAACGTCAGGCCTCAGCCACACTATCAAGCTCCAGAAGGAGAACTGGAATTACCAGTGCTGTATGACACAGTTCTCACTCTTGACGATGTAGTGGATGTAGATTACTACATGCCAGGATGCCCACCAACTACAGAATTAATCAATTTATTCTTAGATGTGGTTGAAAAGCATGTAAAAGAAGGAGCAGAACTCCCTCCAAAGGGAACAGTCATTGCTTCTCAGAAAACATTATGTGACGAATGCAAGAGGAAGAAAGACGTCACAACAATCGATGGTGTTCACTTACCACACGAGATCGATATCGATCCTGAAAAGTGCATGCTAGAACAGGGAGTAATTTGTCTCGGACCTGCAACAAGGGCAGGCTGCGGAGCAAAGTGCATAGATGCCAATCAGCCATGCCGTGGTTGCATGGGTCCAACAGCATCCGTTATGGATCAGGGAGGATCAATGCTAAGCGCTCTGGCTTCAATCTTCAGAACTGCTGACAACGAAACACAGCTGTCAGAAGATGAAATCCTAAAGCTGATGACACAAATCAAAGATCCTCTCGGAACATTCTATGCATTCACAATGCCTGTTTCAATCATTAAGAGGAAAGTCCAAGAAAAAAATGCGGGGGTTAAGCAATGA
- a CDS encoding ribosome assembly factor SBDS, whose protein sequence is MVDIDEAIIARLESHGETFEVLIDPKVVRLIRDGKDVDLSEYIVIEEIFRNARKGTRAEEKKIVEVFRTSDPLEVAKTIILKGEVQLTTEQKREMMEAKRRRVIAVIAMNAINPQTQAPHPPARIELAMEEAKVHIDPFKSVDSQVEMVLKALRPLIPIKFDKVKIAIKLSGENYGKCYDCITQSGKIIKEEWSPHGGWIGVVELPAGLRDDFLATLAERTKGDIETKIMKAGF, encoded by the coding sequence ATGGTTGATATAGACGAGGCCATAATTGCTAGACTAGAGTCTCATGGGGAAACTTTCGAAGTCCTCATAGACCCAAAAGTCGTGCGTCTGATCAGAGACGGAAAAGACGTTGATTTATCAGAGTATATAGTAATAGAAGAGATCTTTCGCAATGCAAGAAAAGGCACAAGAGCTGAAGAAAAGAAGATTGTAGAAGTGTTTAGGACCTCAGATCCTTTAGAGGTAGCAAAAACGATTATACTCAAAGGCGAGGTTCAATTAACTACTGAGCAAAAAAGAGAGATGATGGAAGCCAAGAGACGAAGGGTTATCGCCGTGATAGCAATGAATGCGATAAATCCTCAGACTCAGGCTCCACACCCCCCTGCTCGAATTGAATTGGCTATGGAAGAAGCAAAGGTGCATATCGACCCATTTAAATCTGTAGATTCACAGGTTGAAATGGTATTGAAAGCACTTCGTCCATTGATACCCATTAAATTTGATAAAGTCAAGATAGCAATCAAGCTATCTGGAGAGAACTACGGGAAATGTTACGATTGTATAACTCAGAGTGGGAAGATAATAAAAGAAGAATGGTCTCCCCATGGTGGATGGATTGGAGTTGTCGAATTACCCGCAGGCCTCAGAGATGATTTTCTTGCGACCCTGGCAGAAAGAACAAAAGGAGACATAGAAACTAAGATAATGAAAGCTGGGTTCTAA
- a CDS encoding hydrogenase iron-sulfur subunit — MATTSSETFEPKIIAFCCNWCSYAGADLAGVSRLQMPTNFLVIRAMCSARVDPEHVLRAFSKGADGVLVLGCHPADCHYIGGNYRTRRRIALLKMLLEQYGLDPERLHLEWVSASEGTRFQATIKEFTEKMRQLGPSPLRGADKDPNREAAGY; from the coding sequence ATGGCAACAACTTCCAGCGAAACATTCGAACCAAAGATCATTGCATTCTGTTGCAACTGGTGCTCTTACGCCGGAGCAGATCTGGCAGGGGTATCCAGGCTTCAGATGCCTACAAACTTCTTAGTCATCAGAGCCATGTGCTCTGCTAGGGTCGATCCCGAACACGTTCTCCGTGCCTTCTCAAAAGGCGCTGACGGAGTACTTGTTTTAGGTTGCCACCCTGCTGATTGTCACTACATCGGGGGAAACTATAGAACTAGGAGAAGAATTGCACTACTCAAGATGCTGCTTGAGCAGTATGGTTTAGATCCTGAGCGTCTCCACTTAGAGTGGGTTTCTGCCTCAGAAGGAACAAGATTCCAGGCGACAATCAAAGAATTCACAGAGAAAATGAGACAGCTAGGACCCAGTCCGCTTAGGGGTGCAGACAAAGATCCAAACCGCGAAGCTGCAGGGTACTAA
- a CDS encoding metallophosphoesterase: MTSVVPIIDHLVLEIKELNAVCVGDLHIGLESEYNARGVHVPSQTNRMERELAHLSEGKDRLIIVGDVKNKVPGSTKQEYRELPPFFKKMMHHYGTVDLVRGNHDTNIEEFLPDGVNVHPSTGFTLEDVGFAHGHTWPSAEVMSSKTLVIAHNHPSVALIDSLGNVSKEPCWVKFRMKDGAYQRYVEIPDEVIMMPAFNRSLGGSPVNIDKGKLLGPLFSEGIADIDNAEVYLPDGIYLGTIESLKIQQPKRIRTQPKPESHKY; this comes from the coding sequence ATGACTTCGGTTGTTCCGATCATAGATCATCTCGTATTAGAGATCAAAGAGCTCAATGCAGTGTGTGTAGGAGATCTACATATTGGTCTTGAATCGGAATATAATGCTAGAGGAGTCCATGTACCGTCCCAGACAAACAGGATGGAACGAGAGTTAGCCCATCTGAGCGAAGGTAAAGACAGACTCATAATCGTAGGCGACGTTAAGAATAAAGTTCCAGGATCCACAAAACAAGAGTACCGTGAACTTCCGCCTTTTTTCAAGAAAATGATGCACCATTATGGAACAGTCGATCTCGTCAGAGGAAATCATGATACAAATATTGAAGAATTTTTACCAGATGGAGTGAATGTACATCCTTCGACTGGATTTACATTGGAGGATGTGGGATTTGCACATGGCCATACCTGGCCGTCTGCAGAAGTAATGTCCAGCAAGACCCTGGTTATCGCTCACAACCATCCTTCAGTAGCACTGATTGATTCGTTGGGAAATGTAAGCAAGGAACCCTGCTGGGTTAAATTCAGAATGAAAGACGGTGCATATCAAAGATACGTAGAAATTCCTGATGAAGTAATTATGATGCCAGCTTTTAACCGCTCATTGGGGGGAAGTCCTGTAAACATAGACAAGGGCAAACTTTTAGGACCCTTGTTTTCAGAAGGAATAGCAGACATCGATAATGCTGAAGTGTATCTTCCTGATGGAATATATCTGGGAACTATAGAATCATTAAAGATTCAGCAACCTAAGAGAATTCGTACACAGCCAAAACCTGAGAGCCATAAATATTGA